In Pyrodictium occultum, the genomic window CCCCCAGGCCCCAGAACCCCGAGAACCCCGGCGGCATAGGCCCGGTGCTGCTCGGCAGCCTGGTGCTGGTCGCCCTATCCTCGCTGATGGGCGTGGCCATGGCGCTGCCGGCGGGCGTTTTAGTGGCCGAGTTCCGCCGCGCCGGCATCTCCAGGCTGGTGCTGGTGCTCGGACTGCTGCTGGTGGAGTTCCCCACCATACTAATGGGCCTCTACATATACGCTACCCTGGTGGAGCCCCTGGGCACCTACAGCGTGCTGGCCGGCGCACTGGCATTAGCCCTGGTCATGATGCCCTACGTGATTGTTCATGTAAGCGAGGCCCTCCGCGGCGTGCCCCACGAGCTCCGGGAGGCAGCCTTCAGCCTGGGCCTCCCACGGCTCAAGACTGTGTACAGGGTTATACTCGGCATAGCGCGCCGCGGCATACTGGTAGGCATACTGGTCGGCCTCGCGAAGGTGGCGGGCGAGACGGCACCCCTACTCTTCACCCTAGGCGGCACGTATGGCGAGCCCCCCTCGGGGCTGCTTAAGCCCGGGGGCGCGGTGCCCCTTCTTATATACGAGTTTATACAGCAGCCCGGGGACGGCTATCATGAGCTGGCCTGGGGCGCGAGCCTCGTGCTGCTGGTGATAATATTCGCGATAATGATAGCGGCGAGGATGCTAGTGAAGGAGGTGGAGCTCTAGCATGGCCGGCCCGGTGCTCCGCGTAGAGAACCTCAACATATGGTATAGCGAGAAGCATGTCGTGAAGAACGTGAGCTTCGAGGTGCCGGACCGGAGCGTGTTCGCCCTAATGGGCCCCAGCGGCTCGGGCAAGTCGACGCTGCTGCGGGCGCTCAATAGGATAATCGACCTCTACGAGGAAGCCAGGGTGGAAGGCCACGTATACTTCGACGGTATCGACATCTATGCGCCGGACGTCGATCCCACCTGGGTGCGCCGCAGGATAGGGATGGTGTTCCAGCACCCCAACCCGTTCCCCCACCTGAGCATATACGATAACGTGGCCATAGGCCCCCGGCTCAACAGGATGGTTAAGAACAAGAAGGAGCTCGACGAGCTGGTCCGCTGGGCCCTAGAGAAGGCCTTCCTCTGGGACGAGGTGAAGGATCGCCTGCACGTGCCGGCTGCGAAGCTCAGCGGCGGCCAGAAGCAGAGGCTCAGCATAGCCCGTGCCCTGGCGCTGAAGCCCCGGCTGCTCCTCATGGATGAGCCCACGGCCAACCTGGATCCCGTGGCGACGGAGAAGATAGAGGAGCTCGTGATAAGCCTGAAGAAGGAGATACCGATAATCATAGTGACTCATAACCCGCAGCAGGCAGCCCGGATATCCGACTACACCGCATTCCTCTACATGGGCGAGCTGGTCGAGGTGGGGCCGACAAGCAGGGTGTTCACGGAGCCCCGCAGCAAGCTGACCGAGAGGTATCTGCTCCGCCAGATCTAGCCCCCGGGGGGCTCCGAGGCAGCCCCCATCCCTCACCCGGGGCCTCCGCTCCTGCACCGTCTCCAGCCGCGGCCCCCGCGTTGTACAAAGACCTGGCGTCTTGCACGCGGCTCCTCCAGCCCAAGTACGCCCTAAGGTTAATAATGCGCGTACACCTCGGTCGCTTCGAGGTGTTTCCCGGGAGATGAATGCACGATTAAGGGCGCCCAGAGCTGCTCTCCTCCTTCTGGCAGCCACCCTGCTGCTGTCGGCATCTATAGCCGGTATAGCCAGGGCTGAGGACCCCAGCAAGGCGGCCGGCCAGTACCCCGCGGAGCCCCTGGCGGGGCAGCCCGTCATAGTCTACTACCCGGCCGGCGGCCCCGGGGCGGGTAAGGCCAGTGTCGAGGGCAGCATACTCATCAATATATCAGCCGGTGTAGAGGTGGCTAAGCTCCCCGGCTGCAGGGGCTCGGCGGAAATAGATGTGACCGTCCGCCTTGACAATGGGGAGCCTGCATCGAACGCGCTCCTCCTAGTGGAGAGCGCCAGCACCGGCGAGGTCTGCAGCGCCCGGGCGAGCCTTAATGGCTACGCGGCCGTGAGGGCGGGCAAGCCCGGCGAAGCATTCAAGGTCTACGCGTTCTACGATGCCGATGGCGACGGGCTCTACGAGTACGTGGGCTCGGGCAGCGTCGGAGCGGCACAGCCTCCCACGGCCATCCAGAAGGTGGAGATCACAGCCAGCCCGGTGATGAAGGCTATAGAGGAAGCTTTTACGGGAGCTAGCTCCACCGAGCTGAAGATGCCCTTCTCGGTGCCCATGGCCCCCATAGGCGGCTACTATGTTGCCCTGATGCCGGGTCTACCGGCCTTCAACACTAGCCTGCCAGACAATCTATTCAAGTACATACTCTACAAGCTTGACCTCTACGACCTTAGAGGAAAGGTGGTTAAGAGCATACGGGTAATATTGGACTCCCGCGTGGAGTACAACGTGCTTGTGGACGGCAAGACGGTCTACAGCAACAGCTACAGGGTAAAGCCCCTCAAGCCTGGCGCTGAGCTGGCCGACCTCCCGCCGCTCGTGCTGGCCTTCGCGGGGAAGCTGCAGCTAGCAGCAGGCCTTCGGGGGGAGGAGGCGCTCGGGCTCTCGCCAAGGGGCTGGAGCTACCCCGGCTTCAGACCGCTGCCGGTGACCGTTATAGCGGTGGATGATAGGGGCCTCAGCGGTATCGGCCTCTACGTCTCGGTTAACGGCGGCGACTGGGTGAGGCTGGGCCTAAGCGATTACCCCGGCACCTCCGCCCTGCTCGCCGGGATGCGGAGGCAGTGCGGCAGCCTAGTGTTCCTGGTCAACAAGTTCCTCGAGGGGTTCAGCAGCATCCTGGCCCCTTTGGCCAGGGGCTCCCCCTACACCACATGCCCCGACGTGAAGGCCATGTATGGGGAGATACCTGGCCAGCCCCCCGGCAGCTACGTGCTCTTCAGGGCGGAGGCGAGCGACGAGAGCCACAAGGGCCTCAACTCTGTCACGAGCCCCGCAGGCCTCTACTACGTCTACAACAGCGACTCGGATAAGACCGTGCTGGTAGTGGACCCCAGCGTGCCGCTCTGGCTGGCCAAGTATAACGCGGCCCGGCTCGCCTTGCTCGCCGGGAGCAGCCTGGCCAGGGGCCTCCCCTTCCTCTCCGCCTATCTCGAGGAGGCCCTCAGCCTGCTTAACGCCTCCAGCCGGCTCGCGCCGCTGCTGGTGTTCCACCACTGGGAATACGTGGGCGCCAGGTACCGCCTCGTAGTGGTTACGAGCATCGACGAGCTGCCCGAGGCGCTAGACGAGTACAAGCCGGACGCAATTATCCTGAGCAACCTGTGGCCAGGCCTCAGCGCCACGGGCTCCAGCGTTCTCGACTGGGATCTCCGCGACCACCCTAGGGCGTGGAGAGCCCTCGTCAACTACATCGAGGAGAACCACGCCGGCCTCATAGCCACGCATGCGACCCTCAGCGACCTGGTAGTCTGGCTCGGGGACGGCAGGAGGGTCAAGGTGATGGCCCGGGGCCATGCAGGCTACACTCTAAGCGACTCGCTGGACTCGGGCTCGCTGGCGGCCATGCTGGGCCTCCGCCTCATCCCGGTCTACGAGCAGCTCCGCGACACGGTGGCCGAGACCCTGCTCCAGTACGGCTCCGGGGACTCATTGCTGGCGGCACTGGGCCTGCTCCTGGGCTCTACGCCGCTTCTCTACCCGTGGGTGCCCTGGGACGGCAGGCTTGTGGCCACCGACGCGGCCAAGCAGATGGGCTGGAGAGTACCAGACGAGCCCGTGGTGGTGCCTAACCCGTATATGGAGGCCAATGCTAGCATTAAGGCATACACCCTTGTGGGCTGGCAGCTCGGCCTCCCTCAGGCCGGCGGCTGGACGGTGCTGAAGCTCCTGCCCAGGCTGGTGGGGGAGTCGAGGGCCTACTACCAGCTGCTCGACAGCCTGGTGGCCAACATTACGGGGCGCATGGCGCCGGCCTGGAGGGGCGTAGAGGACGCCGCCTCGAGGGGGCTGCCCCTGCTCCGCAGCGCCCTGGCCAACACTAGCATCGTGGACGGGGAGGCTAGGATAGCATTGAGGCTCCGGGCGGCCTCCAAGACGCTACAGCTGGGCCTCCCGGCGGGCCTCGGCGGGGAGCTCGCCGAGCAGCTGCTCCCCTCCCCTCCGGCGAGCCTGGTGGCGGTCTCCCCCGACGGCCTGGCCGGGATAGTGGCGTACGACCGCTACCGGGACCGGGAGCACTGGTACCGCTCCGTGTACTTCAGCTTCGAGGTAGAGGCCGGCTCCAACGATGCTGCCAGGACCCTGCTGCTCGAGGCCCTCGACTGGGCCATGAAGCCGAGGCGGCCGGGCGCGGGGGAGGAGGTGAAGAGCGCAGCCGAGGAGATCCTAGGAGAGCTCGAGAAGTACGTGAAGGGCATCGACTCCAGTGCCGGCCTCGTGGCGAGCAACTTCATCCTGGCCTCGCCGGGCGGCAGCACGCTAGACTATACGCTAGGCCCCGGCACCTACTACATAGCAGTGAAGAGCAGTGGGGGCGTGGAGGTAGAGCTAGAGGGCGCCGCCACGGCCCGGGTAGAGCAGCCCGCGGCTGGCGTCAAGATACTGACTGTAGAGGCCAAGGAGGAGGCCGGGGCCAGGCTGGTGATCCGAGGCAGCCCCGGCCCCGTGGCGGTGGCCCTCTACCGCGCGGGGACGGCGGCCAAGGCAGGCAGCGGCTCCAGGCAGCCGGCCGGCCCGTCAAAGCCCCTCGCCCGCGGCAGCATCTCCGTGTCCTACACCCTCTACAGCGACCACGCGGAGCTGGTCTACAGCGTAAAGCCCGGCACCTACTACATACTCGTGGAGGGCCCACCAGGCGCCAGGATCAAGGTCTCCGGCGCCCCGGCCAGCGACTACGGCGAGATCCTGCCAGGGCTCCGCGTGCTGGCAGTCGAGGCGCCGGCCGCAGCCAGGATAGAGCTCGCCGTCGCGGGCCCGCCGGGGTCCACGCTCTCGGTCACCCTGGTAGGCCTGGAGGCCGGGCCCGCCGGGGCGGTGGCGACGCTCACAGTAACCCTGAGCCTAGCGTACTACCCAGGCTAGCCCCAACCCTGCCGGGACCTTTTTCCCTCCCCGGCGTCAGGGCCTGGGGCTGCTGCCCGCCAGCCCGCCCCAGGCTCTACGGGCGTGGGCCGGCCTCCCCGCCGGGGCATGGCAGTATCCTCGCGGTCAGAGCCTCCCCCGCGCCTAGCGCCGCCGCCAGGGGCTCTAGGAGCCTCTCCGCCTCGCCCCTGGAGCCGGCCACTATGTAGGCGGCGGGCCCCTTGCCCGAGACTCCTACTGCGAGCGCGCCCTCCTCCCCTAGAAGGCCTAGGAGCCTCCCCGGCTCGCCCCCTGTGGCCAGCATGGTTGCGGCGCCGTTAACGGTGGCTGCTGAGAGCCAGTCGCCGCTCTCGAGCAGCCTCCAGGCAGCCATGTAGAGCCTCCTGTACTTCGCGAAGCTGCCCGGGTCTATGCTCCTTATGCTCCTCCTCCCCGGCACCACTACTGCAGCGTAGCCGCTCACCCTCGGCATCCTGGCGACTATGGCCTGCCTGGTGTTGTCGGTGGCGTAGCCCCCGCAGCCGCTGACCGCTAGATGGTCGTCCAGCGCCCCGGTCACGGTGAGCCCTGCCCGCCTCGCAGCCTCAACCCCCAGCCTAGCCAGCTCCTCCACCCCCACGCTCACGCCGTGGAGCCTCAGCACGGCCTCGAGGAGCGCGTTCACCAGGGCGCTGCTCCCCTTCAACCCGGCCTCCAGGGGGATATCGGAGGAGCCGCGGGCGCACACGGGGCCGGGGCTGCGGCCCAGGAGCCCGGCGGCCGCCTCGGAGACGGACTCCAGTATAGCCGGGTGTATCTCGACCCTCTCGCCCCTCGTGACCGTGTAGCCCCTGGGGCTGCTGCACCTCCACACCTCGACCTCGACCCAGAGGTCGAGGGCCGCGGCGGCCCCCAGGCCGCCGGTGCCTATAGCGTTCACCAGCCCCAGCGCGGCGTGGGCCCTGCTCCGTGAGCGCTCCAAGGCCCCTGCCAGCCCTCCTCGTGTGGGAGCCGGGTGGGCAAGGGTTTATCCCCTAGAGGGCCCCCGGGCTCCCCGGGCCTGAGGGGACGACAGGTCTGGGCGCTATGCACAGCCACTGGCTCCCCAGGCGCATCATTGTCTCGCCGGGCCCGGTGGAGGGGCGGGCCGACGCCCCTCCATCGAAGAGCTACACCCACCGGGCCCTGCTGGCGGCCCTCCTCGCCGGGGGCGTGTCCCTGGTGGAGAACCCGCTCTGGAGCGGCGACACGCTCGCCACCCTGGAGGCGGTGGAGAGGCTCGGCGCCAGCGTTGAGAGCCGGGGGCGCGTCGCCAGGCTCAGCTCTCCCGGCGCCGCGGGCCTCTCCTGGACGCCCTGCATAGACGCGGCGGAGTCCGGCACCACTATGAGGCTCGTCACCGCGGTGGCCTCGCTGCTCGACAGGCCGGTCCTCGTCTACGGGAGGGGGAGGCTCCACCGGAGGCCGGTCCGGCCCCTCCTTGAGGCGCTGGCGGGGCTCGGCGTCCGCTACCTCGCCTCCGGCTGCTGTCCTCCCCACTCAGTCCAGGGCCCGGCCCAGAGCGGCTCCACGAAGGTGGATGCATGGGGGAGCAGCCAGTACCTCTCGGCGCTCCTCATCCT contains:
- the pstA gene encoding phosphate ABC transporter permease PstA; this translates as MSREAPRIDAWRRAKNVLGLALIAALAAAAVAPLLHIVYTVAVNGYKAIARSGLWEFLTAPPRPQNPENPGGIGPVLLGSLVLVALSSLMGVAMALPAGVLVAEFRRAGISRLVLVLGLLLVEFPTILMGLYIYATLVEPLGTYSVLAGALALALVMMPYVIVHVSEALRGVPHELREAAFSLGLPRLKTVYRVILGIARRGILVGILVGLAKVAGETAPLLFTLGGTYGEPPSGLLKPGGAVPLLIYEFIQQPGDGYHELAWGASLVLLVIIFAIMIAARMLVKEVEL
- a CDS encoding phosphate ABC transporter ATP-binding protein; translation: MAGPVLRVENLNIWYSEKHVVKNVSFEVPDRSVFALMGPSGSGKSTLLRALNRIIDLYEEARVEGHVYFDGIDIYAPDVDPTWVRRRIGMVFQHPNPFPHLSIYDNVAIGPRLNRMVKNKKELDELVRWALEKAFLWDEVKDRLHVPAAKLSGGQKQRLSIARALALKPRLLLMDEPTANLDPVATEKIEELVISLKKEIPIIIVTHNPQQAARISDYTAFLYMGELVEVGPTSRVFTEPRSKLTERYLLRQI
- a CDS encoding shikimate kinase, whose translation is MERSRSRAHAALGLVNAIGTGGLGAAAALDLWVEVEVWRCSSPRGYTVTRGERVEIHPAILESVSEAAAGLLGRSPGPVCARGSSDIPLEAGLKGSSALVNALLEAVLRLHGVSVGVEELARLGVEAARRAGLTVTGALDDHLAVSGCGGYATDNTRQAIVARMPRVSGYAAVVVPGRRSIRSIDPGSFAKYRRLYMAAWRLLESGDWLSAATVNGAATMLATGGEPGRLLGLLGEEGALAVGVSGKGPAAYIVAGSRGEAERLLEPLAAALGAGEALTARILPCPGGEAGPRP